Proteins from a genomic interval of Caulobacter sp. SL161:
- a CDS encoding Gfo/Idh/MocA family protein, giving the protein MIRIGLVGLGKIAHDQHLPALAGDPRFSLVAAASHGRPAHGDLPVFHDLDELLAQGPAIDAVALCTPPQVRRETALTALRAGKHVFLEKPPGVTVGEVNELAAVARDQGVVLFTSWHSRFAAGVPKAKAWLAERKLQKLAIEWREDVRRWHPGQAWIWQAGGMGVFDPAINALSILTEIMPEEVFVTGATLQVPGNVQAPIAGHVDMTTLSGVPITADLDFLQTGPQTWDITAWTDDGVLKLSLGGAELTINGAAVEVGEDREYPGLYDRFATLIAEGRSEVDVRPLALVADAFLVGDRESVEAFVE; this is encoded by the coding sequence GTGATCCGCATTGGCCTCGTGGGCCTGGGCAAGATCGCCCATGACCAGCATCTTCCCGCCCTCGCCGGGGATCCGCGCTTTAGCCTCGTCGCGGCCGCCAGCCACGGCCGTCCGGCTCATGGCGATCTTCCGGTCTTTCACGACCTTGATGAGCTTCTGGCCCAAGGCCCGGCGATCGACGCGGTGGCGCTGTGCACCCCGCCGCAGGTGCGGCGCGAGACGGCGCTGACGGCCCTGCGCGCAGGCAAGCACGTGTTTCTCGAGAAGCCGCCGGGCGTGACGGTGGGCGAGGTCAACGAACTGGCCGCCGTGGCGCGCGACCAGGGCGTCGTCCTGTTCACCAGCTGGCATTCGCGCTTCGCCGCTGGGGTTCCCAAGGCCAAGGCCTGGCTGGCGGAACGCAAACTCCAGAAGCTGGCCATCGAATGGCGCGAGGACGTCCGCCGCTGGCATCCGGGGCAGGCCTGGATCTGGCAGGCCGGCGGCATGGGCGTCTTCGATCCGGCCATCAACGCCCTGTCGATCCTGACCGAGATCATGCCCGAAGAGGTGTTCGTCACCGGCGCGACGCTGCAGGTGCCCGGGAACGTCCAGGCGCCGATCGCCGGCCATGTCGACATGACCACCCTGAGCGGCGTGCCGATCACCGCCGATCTCGATTTCCTGCAGACCGGTCCGCAAACCTGGGACATCACCGCCTGGACCGACGACGGCGTGCTGAAGCTGTCGCTGGGCGGGGCCGAGCTGACGATCAACGGGGCGGCCGTCGAGGTCGGCGAGGATCGCGAGTATCCCGGCCTCTACGACCGCTTCGCGACCCTGATCGCCGAGGGGCGTTCGGAGGTGGACGTTCGCCCATTGGCGCTGGTGGCCGATGCGTTCCTGGTCGGGGATCGGGAGAGCGTCGAGGCGTTTGTGGAGTGA